A genomic segment from Amia ocellicauda isolate fAmiCal2 chromosome 13, fAmiCal2.hap1, whole genome shotgun sequence encodes:
- the LOC136766669 gene encoding transmembrane protein 215-like translates to MSGMKGETLGDIPLIAIGPAICLPGVAAIILARKTNGCTKCPTRCRRKKRKEKKVRELREVPWDPGSGKGSGVDLQSLHKDRRPSRSGGDSVSSATTVGESRSLIRKVDQDEVMRYLQACYPYSAFKGIQDVNSYCVFDRMGAPRDSVAYTAVQSSVVYVPRDSIVVYSRRDSTPYGTYCCYINPRDFSWGNETVV, encoded by the exons A TGTCGGGAATGAAAGGCGAAACTTTGGGCGACATCCCGTTGATTGCCATTGGGCCGGCGATTTGTTTGCCTGGGGTGGCCGCCATCATACTGGCCAGGAAGACCAACGGCTGCACAAAGTGCCCTACACGCTGCAGGAGGAAAAAACGGAAAGAGAAGAAAGTCCGGGAGCTTCGGGAGGTCCCCTGGGACCCAGGCTCGGGGAAAGGGAGCGGCGTGGACCTGCAAAGTTTGCACAAAGACCGGCGACCCAGTCGGTCCGGGGGGGACTCTGTATCCTCTGCCACCACCGTGGGGGAGTCCAGGAGCTTAATCCGCAAGGTGGACCAGGATGAGGTGATGCGCTACCTGCAGGCCTGCTATCCCTACAGCGCTTTCAAGGGCATCCAGGACGTCAATTCCTACTGTGTCTTCGACCGCATGGGCGCCCCCAGGGACAGTGTTGCCTACACGGCGGTGCAGAGCAGTGTGGTGTACGTGCCCAGAGACAGCATCGTGGTCTACTCTCGAAGGGACAGCACTCCATACGGGACTTACTGCTGCTACATCAACCCCAGGGACTTCAGCTGGGGCAACGAGACCGTAGTCTGA
- the LOC136766340 gene encoding atrial natriuretic peptide receptor 2: MQCLKSHELFALLLLVEAAAGWHDLDNSEYDCWPLEKPNVFNMIDCGGLEMAWVHRPPRKVVSGEEFNVTYAVTASDEFYQWAVMNGIFTHSNATAAKKFCEEHECPPNWKDANGENCCVHHANIHSCPLGFMKHVNGGICGPWIPDDGRIFTHTISTAGQMTQTNWTAKVVLIHVGVTSLIAHIRVGNMQVALEAKTTVSPAVVCGDDVCDKDETCSTCPADCGECPMTAAIKVAICLPITCVFVGFILVVVWFQYQKQKMFWDESWIIDFSQIKHDQVARTTMGSIMSVPMANSDSNTSCVTALSSCTGALNSSHKQHFTHTGIYDGHTVAIKKIKKKTFSLTKTIRTEVKQIRELDHPNLCKFFGGCLEVPNVAIVTEYCPKGSLNDVLLNEDIPLNWGFRFSFATDIARGMSYLHQHKICHGRLKSMNCVIDDRWVCKITDYCLSTYRKEDTDEFPSSYQKRLQEVYMPPEALSSNLEPTLAGDVFSYSIILLEIATRSDPVPAEDSSLECSWCPPLPELITGKAENTCPCPSEYVELIRRCRAHNAAHRPTFEQIKKFVCRINPNKVSPVDMMMNLMEKYSKHLEVLVGERTQDLVHEKQKTDRLLYSMLPKQVADDLRQGKPLQAQSYVSATVFFSDIVGFTQLSSTSTPYQVVEFLNKLYTTFDEIIDNYDVYKVETIGDAYMVVSGVPRENGILHASEIASMALDLVAVCKTFRIPHKPNTQLQIRAGIHSGPVVAGVVGTKMPRYCLFGDTVNTASRMESTSEALKIQCSSGTFYLLEEISGYILNCRGMLQVKGKGDMVTYWLEGKQTMPVNKEMGKKSPAVAENEKDHYTSIPGFLSNDLHTNPV, from the exons ATGCAGTGCTTGAAGTCTCATGAACTGTTTGCATTG TTGCTCTTGGTAGAAGCTGCAGCAGGATGGCACGATTTGGATAACAGTGAGTACGACTGCTGGCCGTTAGAAAAACCCAACGTTTTTAACATGATAGATTGTGGAG GTCTGGAGATGGCTTGGGTGCACAGACCGCCAAGGAAAGTAGTCAGCGGAGAAGAGTTCAATGTGACCTATGCAGTCACCGCTTCTGACGAATTCTACCAGTGGGCTGTGATGAATGGCATATTCACCCACAG CAATGCAACAGCTGCCAAGAAGTTCTGTGAAGAGCACGAGTGTCCTCCAAACTGGAAAGATGCCAATGGGGAGAACTGCTGTGTTCATCATGCCAACATCCACTCATGCCCACTGGGATTCATG AAACATGTTAATGGTGGGATTTGTGGGCCATGGATTCCGGATGACGGGAGGATTTTTACTCACACCATCTCCACTGCCGGCCAAATGACCCAGACTAATTGGACTGCAAAG GTGGTTCTGATTCACGTGGGAGTCACTTCGCTGATTGCTCATATCCGGGTGGGAAATATGCAAGTTGCATTAGAAGCCAAGACCACAGTCTCACCAGCTGTAG TGTGTGGAGATGATGTCTGTGACAAGGACGAGACGTGCTCAACCTGCCCTGCGGACTGTGGCGAGTGCCCCATGACTGCGGCTATCAAGGTTGCCATTTGTCTCCCAATCACCTGTGTCTTTGTTGGCTTTATCCTTGTTGTGGTG TGGTTCCAgtatcaaaagcaaaagatGTTTTGGGATGAAAGCTGGATCATTGACTTCAGCCAGATCAAACATG ACCAGGTGGCACGGACCACAATGGGCAGCATCATGAGTGTCCCCATGGCCAACAGTGACTCCAACACCAGCTGTGTAACTGCGCTCAGCTCCTGTACCGGAGCTCTCAACTCATCCCACAAACAGCACTTCACCCACACTGGAATATA TGATGGTCACACAGTtgctattaaaaaaattaagaagaAGACCTTTTCTCTTACAAAAACTATCAGAacagaggtaaaacaaataag AGAGCTAGATCACCCGAACCTGTGCAAGTTCTTTGGTGGCTGTCTGGAAGTGCCGAACGTGGCCATTGTAACCGAGTACTGTCCAAAAGGCAGCCTTAATGACGTCCTCCTCAATGAGGACATCCCTCTCAACTGGGGCTTCAG ATTTTCCTTTGCCACTGACATTGCTAGAGGGATGTCATACCTTCACCAACACAAGATTTGCCATGGAAGGTTAAAGTCCATGAACTGTGTGATTGATGATCGCTGGGTTTGTAAAATCACAG ATTATTGCCTGTCAACGTACAGGAAAGAAGACACAGATGAATTCCCCAGTTCATACCAGAAGAGACTGCAAGAGGTTTACATGCCACCAGAAGCTCTGTCTTCAAACCTTGAGCCCACACTGGCAGGGGATGTGTTCAG TTATTCCATCATATTACTGGAAATAGCCACTAGAAGTGACCCTGTCCCA GCTGAAGATAGTTCACTTGAATGTTCGTGGTGTCCTCCCCTGCCTGAGTTAATCACGGGTAAAGCAGAAAACACCTGCCCTTGTCCATCAGAGTATGTGGAG CTCATTAGGAGATGTCGGGCCCATAATGCTGCCCATCGACCTACATTTGAACAAATAAAGAAGTTTGTGTGTAGAATCAACCCCAACAAAGTCAGCCCAGTGGATATGATGATGAATCTG aTGGAGAAATACAGCAAACATCTGGAAGTGCTAGTTGGTGAACGGACACAGGATCTGGTACAtgagaaacagaaaacagaccGGCTCTTATACA GTATGCTCCCTAAGCAGGTAGCTGACGATCTTAGACAAGGAAAGCCATTACAGGCTCAGAGCTATGTGAGTGCAACAGTGTTTTTCAG CGATATTGTGGGGTTCACACAGTTGTCGAGCACCAGCACACCATACCAGGTTGTCGAGTTCTTAAACAAACTCTACACAACGTTTGATGAAATCATAGACAATTATGATGTTTACAAAGTTGAGACTATTGGAGATGCAT ACATGGTTGTTTCTGGAGTTCCCAGGGAAAATGGAATACTCCACGCCAGTGAAATCGCCAGCATGGCTCTGGATCTGGTTGCTGTTTGTAAGACCTTCAGAATCCCACACAAACCCAACACACAGCTACAGATCCGTGCTGGAATTCATTCGG GACCTGTTGTAGCAGGAGTGGTTGGGACTAAGATGCCCAGGTACTGTTTGTTTGGTGATACTGTGAACACAGCTTCAAGAATGGAATCCACCAGTGAAG CATTGAAAATTCAGTGCAGTTCTGGCACCTTTTATCTTTTGGAGGAGATTAGtggctacattttaaactgtCGTGGAATGCTTCAGGTGAAG GGAAAGGGTGATATGGTGACCTACTGGCTGGAGGGGAAGCAAACCATGCCCGTTAATAAGGAAATGGGAAAGAAATCCCCCGCTGTGGCAGAAAATGAGAAGGACCATTATACTTCCATCCCAGGGTTCCTCAGTAATGACCTTCACACCAATCCAGTCTAA